From Argopecten irradians isolate NY chromosome 12, Ai_NY, whole genome shotgun sequence, one genomic window encodes:
- the LOC138304625 gene encoding DNA repair protein complementing XP-C cells-like, which produces MKCEIKDEQDEICNDSEPGKTVSQCEDNISVLAYSNPLGRVQSENNNIQNMSGFDIDYMSSCSSDESELEEESKKLSSCSIVCNANLTNGSINVDKTSGESKSIKTEKDTLSTPKALLVQESTVLSSDEDFEASNATNKSRSSRKRKGDSKKNVKVEPNEKKSKATTTTRGKPRKSVKSGKNKKTIPDQEKNEDVTERQQKDTDKVKMEVRKNPFKHLDESDVASVLMLMEGVKKGENSEVGPSGSVDMSDQESLMESSEDEGWEDVKDHQSPKKNRLPEEGVEITIDAPELFKKRKKKQFDWKQYVQRQINRFQKGVREDIHKVHLLCLLVRGMYLNNLCNCPQLTAQAISIAPKEFSSRCPENITMATLSRMVQWFKSLISITDGQSETEQMECALQNDFEEKKANNMLEFVLLFVILLRSLGLDIRLVMSLQPVSAKPVKDDAKTKKSPKGKLPNSTTKSSKSKQTQIDKDSSSQTTKVPQKKDAKSAKSKTSKYFKNSDSKTKAVKLTGKNKAKKEDEDQKCDSEGGLEKYKVKNRRLRTRGSKVKPSSYNQGSGDESEEESDDSFIPVSDNEDCKSKKQGEKRKSTQSQKSRKSKHSQKVKVEDTESQSSENESDFEPSLTQFRSPLKTKKPLKNNRKVLSSDSDTSSNGTSRVGCDQWAEVYLETEHKWICVNFVKGELNAPYAIESHATQPVHYVVGYNNKGYVKDVTARYAANWLTETRKLRVDPDWIEETYAPYLDPDTEAMEQEDTHIKDNLIRRPMPTSVGAFKGHPLYALKRHLLKFEAIYPNSAVPLGFIRGEPVYARDCVHVLHSRENWLKEGRAVRLGEESYKMVKSRPKWNKPKENPDALDLELFGEWQTEVYIPPPAVDGKVPRNEYGNVELFKPSMLPAGTVHLKVPGLNKVAKKMGLDCVPAMMGWDTHCGYSHPILEGFVVCEEHKDILLTAWDEDQEIQRQKEAEKKEKRVIANWKLLTKGLLIKDKLKSRFDLQTETSSQSHLEKCEDPEAIKAEDFEKSWPRNREPKKKKKKKYDETEVI; this is translated from the exons ATGAAGTGTGAAATAAAAGATGAACAGGATGAGATATGTAATGATTCAGAGCCTGGAAAGACAGTGAGTCAATGTGAAGATAACATTTCGGTGCTAGCATATTCAAATCCTTTAGGGCGTGTTCAAAgtgaaaacaataacatacagaATATGTCGGGCTTTGATATTGACTATATGAGTTCTTGTAGTAGTGATGAAAGTGAGTTGGAAGAGGAGAGTAAAAAGTTGTCATCCTGCTCAATAGTGTGTAATGCTAATTTGACAAATGGTAGCATCAATGTGGACAAAACCTCAGGAGAATCAAAATCCATTAAGACTGAAAAAGATACTTTAAGCACACCAAAGGCTTTGCTAGTACAAGAAAGCACAGTGTTGTCATCAGATGAGGATTTTGAGGCATCAAATGCTACAAATAAATCAAGATCTAGTAGAAAAAGAAAGGGTGATTCAAAGAAGAATGTTAAAGTTGAAccaaatgaaaagaaaagtaAAGCTACAACAACAACCAGAGGAAAGCCAAGGAAATCAGTAAAGAGTggcaaaaacaagaaaacaattcCCGATCAGGAAAAGAATGAAGATGTTACAGAAAGACAACAGAAGGACACAGACAAAGTCAAAATGGAAGTTAGAAAAAATCCCTTCAAACATTTGGATGAATCTGATGTGGCCTCGGTTTTGATGTTGATGGAGGGAGTGAAAAAGGGAGAAAACTCTGAAGTTGGGCCATCCGGGTCGGTGGACATGTCAGACCAAGAAAGTTTGATGGAGAGCAGTGAGGATGAAGGATGGGAGGATGTCAAAG ATCATCAGTCTCCAAAGAAGAACCGTCTACCAGAAGAAGGTGTAGAAATCACAATAGACGCCCCTGAACTGTTCAAAAAGAG GAAAAAGAAACAGTTTGACTGGAAACAATATGTACAGCGTCAAATTAACAGATTTCAAAAGGGTGTGAGGGAGGATATACATAAG GTTCATCTGCTGTGTCTGCTGGTCAGAGGTATGTACCTGAACAATCTGTGTAACTGTCCTCAGTTGACAGCCCAGGCCATCTCCATCGCCCCGAAAGAGTTCAGCAGCCGTTGCCCCGAAAACATAACCATGGCAACACTCTCTAGAATGGTCCAGTGGTTCAAGTCTTTGATCTCAATCACTGATGGCCAGTCGGAGACAGAACAAATG GAATGTGCATTACAAAATGACTTTGAAGAGAAAAAAGCAAACAACATGCTAGAATTTGTACTG TTGTTTGTCATTCTACTGAGAAGTTTGGGCCTAGACATACGACTTGTAATGTCTCTCCAGCCAGTGTCTGCCAAACCAGTCAAG GATGACGCAAAGACAAAAAAGTCTCCCAAAGGGAAATTACCTAACAGTACAACAAAATCTTCAAAGTCGAAACAAACTCAGATTGATAAAGACAGCAGTTCACAAACCACAAAGGTACCACAGAAAAAAGATGCAAAGTCAGCAAAAAGCAAAAcctcaaaatatttcaaaaactcTGATTCCAAAACAAAAGCTGTGAAATTGACAGGTAAAAACAAAGCTAAGAAAGAGGATGAAGATCAGAAAtgtgattcagaagggggattAGAAAAGTATAAGGTTAAAAATAGACGTTTGCGAACCCGGGGTTCCAAGGTCAAACCATCAAGTTACAATCAGGGAAGTGGCGATGAAAGTGAGGAGGAATCTGATGACAGTTTTATACCCGTGAGTGACAATGAGGATTGTAAATCAAAGAAACAAGGGGAAAAAAGGAAATCCACACAAAGTCAGAAAAGTAGAAAAAGTAAACATTCACAGAAAGTAAAGGTTGAAGATACAGAGTCCCAGAGCAGTGAAAATGAaag TGACTTTGAGCCTAGTCTGACACAGTTCAGAAGTCCCCTGAAAACAAAGAAACCTTTGAAAAACAACAGGAAAGTTCTGTCCTCTGATTCTGACACTTCCAGTAATGGCACAAGCAGAGTGG gTTGTGACCAATGGGCAGAGGTTTACCTGGAGACGGAACACAAATGGATAT gTGTGAACTTTGTTAAAGGAGAACTGAATGCACCGTATGCTATAGAAAGCCATGCCACACAACCTGTGCACTATGTCGTTGGCTATAACAATA AGGGCTATGTAAAGGATGTGACAGCCCGGTATGCAGCAAACTGGTTAACAGAGACTCGTAAACTGAGAGTGGATCCTGATTGGATAGAGGAGACATACGCCCCATACCTAGACCCTGATACAGAGGCTATGGAGCAAGAGGATACACACATTAAAG ATAACTTGATCAGACGTCCAATGCCAACGAGTGTCGGAGCATTTAAAGGACATCCGTT ATATGCATTAAAGCGTCACCTGCTCAAGTTTGAGGCTATCTACCCTAACTCTGCTGTACCACTGGGCTTTATTAGGGGCGAGCCAGTGTATGCCCGAGACTGTGTTCATGTG TTACATTCCAGAGAAAACTGGCTAAAGGAAGGGAGAGCTGTTCGT CTTGGCGAGGAATCCTACAAAATGGTGAAATCCAGACCTAAGTGG AATAAACCAAAGGAGAATCCAGATGCCCTTGACCTTGAACTATTTGGAGAGTGGCAGACGGAGGTTTACATCCCACCACCAGCTGTTGat gGAAAGGTTCCAAGGAACGAGTATGGGAATGTTGAACTCTTCAAGCCGTCAATGTTACCTGCTGGTACAGTACATCTAAAAG TTCCTGGATTAAACAAAGTTGCAAAGAAAATGGGTTTAGACTGTGTCCCTGCTATGATGGGATGGGATACACATTGTGGTTACTCTCACCCCAT ACTGGAAGGATTCGTTGTTTGCGAGGAACACAAAGACATTCTATTGACTGCCTGGGATGAAGATCAAGAGATACAGCGTCAGAAAGAGGCAGAG AAAAAGGAAAAACGGGTGATAGCTAACTGGAAACTGCTTACAAAGGGTCTTCTGATCAAGGACAAACTGAAATCAAGGTTCGACCTTCAGACAGAG ACAAGCTCACAGAGCCATTTAGAGAAATGCGAGGATCCAGAAGCTATCAAAGCTGAAGACTTTGAGAAATCATGGCCACGAAACAGAGAGcccaagaaaaagaaaaagaagaaatatgATGAAACGGAAGTGATCTGA
- the LOC138304629 gene encoding peroxisomal acyl-coenzyme A oxidase 1-like: MANEVLAGMNSAAINPDIAKERLKATFNPQELTYMLDGGKENTDRRKELENLMFSDPAFCLKDSIYLSTSELYVSTMARSVKLYRLKRDQNWSEKDLQLALRIIRDQNCLTLHHSMFVPALERLASEEQKERWLPLARRYQMVGTYAQTELGHGTNLMELETTATYDKATDEFILSTPRLSSIKWWPGSLGKSSNYAIVLAQLVIDTKRHGMHPFMVQLRSMVDHTPMPGVKLGVIGQKMGGNYNDNGFLFLNNVRIPRENMLMKNAQVTRTGKFLTSGPSKANYATMIYVRVMICSWSFGALAAASTAAIRYSSVRRQSTLSPGTEESQILDYQTQQYKLFPALASAYGFFFIHKVLSDKYQAMMVDMQSGNAKALPEMHAWSSGMKALVSDITVYDLEICRRSCGGHGYLRAAGLSDMVCGATPLATVEGDNTVLYLQVARYLLKQIAKALTGQQTTGITQYLSMNEGSYVCPLQRPADCRNVEFLCEIYKKRAYRLVLKVAQALQQDMESGKEQAVYMNKNLQPLVRMATAHCYYVAMRSYVDGLTSVQLSAPARKILDKLCCLFGVHYIVKLSGDFLESEAIGLEQLHWLQDLELQLLSEIRPEAVTLVDAFDFHDETLSSAIGCYDGRAYERLYEAALKEPMNQTEVDPAYDKYLRDLIMEGAKSKL; this comes from the exons ATGGCGAACGAAGTGTTGGCAGGGATGAACTCCGCTGCAATTAATCCTGATATTGCAAAAGAACGGCTAAAGGCAACATTTAATCCACAGGAATTAACTTATATGCTCGATGGCGGAAAGGAAAACACTGATCGGCGTAAAGAATTAG AGAACTTGATGTTTAGTGATCCAGCATTTTGCCTAAAGGACTCTATATATCTTTCGACATCGGAGCTCTATGTGAGCACCATGGCGAGATCAGTGAAATTATACCGTTTAAAACGTGACCAGAACTGGAGTGAGAAGGACTTACAGCTAGCATTGAG AATCATTCGTGACCAGAACTGCTTGACACTCCATCACTCAATGTTTGTGCCTGCCTTAGAAAGACTAGCATCAGAAGAACAGAAGGAAAGATGGCTGCCACTTGCCAGGAGGTACCAGATGGTCGGTACCTATGCTCAGACAGAATTAGGTCATG GCACCAATCTGATGGAGTTGGAGACTACAGCTACATATGACAAAGCTACAGACGAATTTATCCTCAGTACACCGAGACTATCCTCAATCAAATGGTGGCCTGGTTCAT TGGGGAAATCCAGTAACTATGCCATTGTTTTGGCTCAGCTTGTGATTGACACCAAGAGACATGGCATGCATCCCTTCATGGTGCAGCTACGTAGTATGGTGGATCACACGCCCATGCCAG GTGTTAAGCTTGGCGTTATCGGACAGAAAATGGGAGGTAACTACAATGATAATGGATTCTTGTTCCTTAACAATGTCCGGATTCCTCGCGAAAATATGCTGATGAAGAATGCACAG GTAACTCGTACAGGTAAATTCCTTACGTCTGGCCCCAGCAAGGCTAACTATGCCACTATGATCTATGTCCGGGTCATGATCTGTTCCTGGTCCTTTGGGGCTCTGGCAGCAGCATCGACAGCAGCCATCCGTTACAGTAGTGTCCGACGCCAGTCTACGCTCTCGCCAGG TACTGAGGAGAGTCAGATCCTGGATTACCAGACCCAACAGTACAAGTTGTTCCCCGCCTTGGCGAGCGCCTACGGCTTCTTCTTCATTCACAAAGTTCTGTCAGACAAGTACCAGGCTATGATGGTCGACATGCAGAGTGGTAACGCCAAGGCCCTGCCAGAG ATGCATGCCTGGTCATCAGGAATGAAAGCCCTTGTATCAGATATAACCGTATATGATTTGGAAATCTGTCGGCGGTCGTGTGGTGGCCATGGTTACCTACGGGCTGCGGGACTGTCAGACATGGTTTGCGGTGCTACCCCCCTAGCGACAGTGGAGGGAGACAACACTGTTCTCTATCTACAAGTGGCCAG ATATCTACTAAAACAGATCGCAAAGGCCCTGACCGGTCAGCAGACCACAGGAATAACTCAGTATCTGTCAATGAACGAGGGAAGTTACGTTTGTCCTCTACAGAGACCAGCTGATTGTAGGAATGTAGAGTTCTTATGTGAGATATACAAGAAAAGGGCGTACAG ATTGGTTTTAAAAGTTGCTCAAGCATTACAGCAGGACATGGAGTCTGGGAAGGAACAGGCTGTGTACATGAACAAAAATCTCCAACCTCTCGTTAGGATGGCGACA GCCCATTGTTATTACGTGGCTATGAGGAGCTATGTCGACGGACTAACCAGCGTACAACTCAGTGCTCCAGCTAGGAAGATTTTAGACAAACTGTGCTGTCTATTTGGTGTCCACTATATCGTCAAACTGTCAGGCGATTTCCTAGAG TCAGAAGCTATTGGCTTGGAACAGTTGCATTGGCTTCAAGATCTAGAACTACAACTTCTCTCTGAAATAAG ACCTGAGGCGGTTACCTTGGTTGATGCATTTGACTTCCATGATGAAACCCTCTCATCAGCCATCGGTTGCTATGATGGCCGTGCATATGAACGGCTATACGAGGCTGCACTGAAGGAACCAATGAACCAAACGGAG GTTGATCCAGCATATGACAAATATTTGAGGGATCTGATCATGGAAGGAGCCAAATCAAAGTTATAA
- the LOC138304626 gene encoding uncharacterized protein, producing MVSRREYPLDTRMISLLSLILLWRVSPCSAGAYTYHTVYDYGLSTDQLSWIVVGSLTAFGIFVVVVIFVCRQCGCCSSPEIADPGTSDTSPLHMHVAVIDTQGIGVVHQVPLADESNLPGLPPYVPDYDPKHSVQSLPPPYTVEAEPW from the exons ATGGTCTCTAGGAGGGAATATCCACTGGACACAAGGATGATATCACTACTCTCCTTAATACTGCTAT GGAGAGTTTCACCATGTTCTGCTGGAGCCTATACATACCACACTGTGTATGACTATGGTCT CTCTACTGACCAGCTGTCCTGGATCGTTGTGGGATCCCTGACAGCGTTCGGGATTTTTGTGGTAGTGGTGATCTTTGTGTGTCGACAGTGTGGATGTTGTAGTTCCCCAGAGATAGCAGATCCTGGCACTTCAGACACAAGTCCCCTTCATATGCATGTAGCCGTCATTGACACACAGGGAATAG GTGTTGTCCATCAGGTACCACTAGCCGACGAGTCCAATCTTCCTGGCCTACCTCCATATGTCCCTGACTATGACCCTAAACATTCAGTTCAGTCTTTACCTCCACCTTACACAGTTGAGGCTGAACCATGGTGA